The following are from one region of the Streptomyces fradiae genome:
- a CDS encoding helix-turn-helix domain-containing protein: MKAAPRPCSIADTLALVGEKYSFLVLREISLGVRRFDRIARNTGAPRDILTARLKRLVEAGVLEKVAYSERPKRYEYRATPSGEELAPVLLTLMAWGDRHLNPDARPVLLEHSCGEVLDPRVVCGHCGAAPDPTTLKHHMQAPGWTTAGPVEG; the protein is encoded by the coding sequence ATGAAGGCCGCCCCCCGCCCCTGCTCCATCGCCGACACGCTCGCGCTGGTCGGCGAGAAGTACTCGTTCCTCGTGCTGCGCGAGATCTCGCTCGGCGTCCGCCGCTTCGACCGCATTGCCCGCAACACCGGCGCCCCGCGCGACATCCTCACCGCCCGCCTCAAGCGCCTCGTCGAGGCCGGGGTCCTGGAGAAGGTGGCGTACAGCGAGCGGCCGAAGCGCTACGAGTACCGGGCCACGCCGTCCGGCGAGGAACTGGCGCCGGTGCTGCTGACCCTGATGGCCTGGGGCGACCGCCACCTCAACCCGGACGCCCGGCCGGTGCTCCTGGAGCACAGCTGCGGCGAGGTCCTCGACCCCCGGGTGGTGTGCGGGCACTGCGGCGCGGCGCCGGACCCCACCACCCTCAAGCACCACATGCAGGCGCCGGGCTGGACCACGGCGGGCCCGGTGGAGGGCTGA
- a CDS encoding FAD-dependent monooxygenase, producing MEQHRAVVVGSGIGGLTTAIALRAHGWDVTVLERAADLAPVGAGIGLAPNALRALDVIGLGAPVRELAAWQGDGGMRRPDGRWLARTDARAAAARFGDPLVLLHRATLVGLLTAALPDGTVRTATPAALAHPGDATVPARVTTPDGELEAELVVAADGIRSATRAALFPAHPGPRYSGFTTWRTVIPAPERPFAPHETWGPGRLWGSQPLKDGRVYAYAMAAAPEGAHAPDGEKAALERLFGSWHHPVPAILAATEESAVLRHDVHHLIDPLPAFHHGRTALLGDAAHAMQPTLGQGGNQAIEDAIVLAHHIGAGRPVPAALAAYTADRLPRTTALVRKAARTGRLALLSARPAVALRNAAVTAVSRFGPGLVLRGFDGIADWRPPTDGRPNTGRPEGSPAGGPTGGPTGDPAGSQTHSRPA from the coding sequence ATGGAACAGCACCGCGCCGTCGTCGTCGGATCCGGCATCGGCGGTCTCACCACCGCCATCGCCCTCCGCGCCCACGGCTGGGACGTCACCGTCCTGGAACGCGCCGCCGACCTCGCGCCCGTCGGCGCCGGCATCGGCCTCGCCCCCAACGCCCTGCGCGCCCTCGACGTCATCGGCCTCGGCGCACCCGTCCGCGAACTCGCCGCCTGGCAGGGCGACGGCGGCATGCGCCGCCCCGACGGACGCTGGCTCGCTCGTACGGACGCCCGGGCCGCCGCCGCCCGGTTCGGCGACCCCCTGGTCCTGCTGCACCGCGCCACCCTGGTCGGACTGCTCACCGCCGCCCTGCCCGACGGCACCGTCCGCACCGCCACCCCCGCCGCCCTCGCGCACCCCGGCGACGCGACCGTGCCCGCCCGCGTCACCACGCCCGACGGCGAGCTCGAAGCCGAACTCGTCGTCGCCGCCGACGGCATCCGCTCCGCCACCCGCGCCGCCCTCTTCCCCGCCCACCCCGGCCCGCGTTACTCCGGCTTCACCACCTGGCGCACCGTCATCCCCGCCCCCGAACGCCCCTTCGCCCCGCACGAGACCTGGGGACCCGGCCGCCTCTGGGGCAGCCAGCCGCTCAAGGACGGCCGGGTCTACGCCTACGCCATGGCCGCCGCGCCCGAGGGCGCGCACGCGCCGGACGGCGAGAAGGCCGCGCTTGAGCGCCTGTTCGGCAGCTGGCACCACCCCGTGCCCGCGATCCTCGCCGCCACCGAGGAGAGCGCCGTCCTGCGCCACGACGTGCACCACCTCATCGACCCGCTGCCCGCCTTCCACCACGGCCGCACCGCGCTGCTCGGCGACGCCGCCCACGCCATGCAGCCCACCCTCGGCCAGGGCGGCAACCAGGCGATCGAGGACGCGATCGTCCTGGCCCACCACATCGGCGCCGGGCGGCCGGTGCCGGCCGCCCTCGCCGCGTACACGGCCGACCGGCTGCCCCGTACCACCGCGCTCGTCCGCAAGGCCGCCCGCACCGGCCGGCTCGCGCTGCTCTCCGCCCGGCCCGCCGTCGCCCTGCGGAACGCGGCCGTGACCGCCGTCTCCCGCTTCGGCCCCGGCCTCGTCCTGCGCGGCTTCGACGGCATCGCCGACTGGCGCCCGCCCACCGACGGACGCCCGAACACCGGGCGCCCGGAAGGGAGTCCGGCCGGGGGTCCGACCGGCGGCCCCACGGGCGATCCCGCCGGGAGCCAGACCCACAGCCGCCCCGCGTAA
- a CDS encoding DNA alkylation repair protein, translating to MTTTAVPESTLADTVLTRLTEVYPAAGDPFRAQEMIAYMKGVAPFLGVRTPERRALSRTVLAGLPAPAESDCAAVALRCFALPEREYHYFAVDYLRRHVRRCSSGFLPVARTLVTTVSWWDTVDHLAAHVVGGLVAADPELAETMDEWIADEDLWVARTALLHQLRHKADTDADRLFSYCLLRSGHPDFFIRKAIGWALREYAKTAPGEVRAFVAQNGSRLSPLSVREALKNL from the coding sequence GTGACCACGACCGCCGTCCCCGAGAGCACCCTCGCCGACACGGTGCTCACCCGCCTCACCGAGGTCTATCCCGCGGCCGGCGACCCCTTCCGGGCGCAGGAGATGATCGCGTACATGAAGGGCGTCGCACCCTTCCTCGGCGTGCGCACCCCCGAGCGGCGGGCCCTTTCCCGCACCGTCCTGGCCGGCCTGCCCGCCCCCGCCGAGTCCGACTGCGCCGCCGTCGCACTGCGCTGCTTCGCACTGCCCGAGCGCGAGTACCACTACTTCGCCGTCGACTACCTCCGCCGCCACGTCAGGCGCTGCTCCTCCGGCTTCCTGCCGGTGGCCCGCACGCTCGTCACCACCGTCTCCTGGTGGGACACCGTCGACCACCTCGCCGCGCACGTGGTCGGCGGCCTGGTCGCCGCCGACCCGGAGCTGGCCGAGACGATGGACGAGTGGATCGCCGACGAGGACCTGTGGGTGGCCCGCACCGCCCTCCTCCACCAGCTCCGCCACAAGGCGGACACCGACGCCGACCGGCTCTTCTCCTACTGCCTGCTCCGCTCCGGCCACCCCGACTTCTTCATTCGCAAGGCGATCGGCTGGGCGCTGCGCGAGTACGCCAAGACGGCGCCGGGCGAGGTCCGGGCGTTCGTCGCGCAGAACGGCTCGCGGCTCTCGCCGTTGTCGGTGCGCGAGGCGCTGAAGAACCTCTGA
- the tuf gene encoding elongation factor Tu, whose amino-acid sequence MSKQVYARTKPHLNIGTMGHVDHGKTTLTAAITKVLSERGATRYVAFDRIDRAPEEARRGITINVAHVEYETDTRHYAHVDMPGHADYVKNMITGAAQLDGAILVVSALDGIMPQTAEHVLLARQVGVDHIVVALNKADGADDELTDLVELEVRELLTAHGYGGDAVPVVRVSGLRALEGDPRWTASVEALLDAVDTYVPVPVRYVEAPFLLPVESVLTITGRGTVVTGAVERGTVRVGDRVMVHGPDTETVVTGVETFGRPMESAQAGDNVALLLRGVPRGAVRRGHVVAAPGTLVPRRRFTARVYVLSTREGGRATPITTGYRPQFYLRTADVVGTVDLGPTTPTARPGDTLTMTVELGRDLPLEPGLGFAIREGGRTVGAGTVTEVL is encoded by the coding sequence ATGTCCAAGCAGGTCTACGCCCGCACCAAGCCGCACCTCAACATCGGCACCATGGGTCACGTCGACCACGGCAAGACCACTCTCACCGCCGCCATCACCAAGGTCCTCAGCGAGCGCGGGGCCACCCGCTACGTGGCCTTCGACCGGATCGACCGGGCCCCGGAGGAGGCCCGGCGCGGCATCACCATCAACGTGGCGCACGTCGAGTACGAGACGGACACCCGTCACTACGCGCACGTCGACATGCCCGGCCACGCCGACTACGTCAAGAACATGATCACCGGAGCGGCGCAGCTCGACGGGGCGATCCTCGTCGTGTCCGCGCTCGACGGGATCATGCCGCAGACCGCCGAGCACGTCCTGCTGGCCCGTCAGGTCGGCGTCGACCACATCGTGGTGGCGCTCAACAAGGCGGACGGCGCGGACGACGAGCTGACCGACCTGGTCGAGCTGGAGGTACGGGAGCTGCTCACCGCGCACGGCTACGGCGGTGACGCGGTGCCCGTGGTCCGGGTCTCCGGGCTGCGCGCCCTGGAGGGCGACCCGCGCTGGACGGCGTCCGTGGAGGCGCTGCTCGACGCGGTCGACACGTACGTGCCGGTGCCGGTGCGCTATGTGGAGGCGCCCTTCCTGCTGCCGGTGGAGAGCGTGCTCACCATCACCGGGCGCGGCACCGTCGTCACGGGCGCCGTCGAGCGCGGCACGGTCCGGGTCGGCGACCGCGTCATGGTCCACGGCCCGGACACCGAGACCGTGGTCACCGGCGTGGAGACCTTCGGCCGCCCCATGGAGTCGGCCCAGGCCGGCGACAACGTCGCCCTGCTCCTCCGCGGCGTCCCGCGCGGCGCCGTCCGCCGCGGCCACGTCGTCGCCGCGCCCGGCACCCTCGTCCCACGCCGCCGGTTCACGGCGCGCGTGTACGTCCTCTCCACCCGCGAGGGCGGCCGCGCCACCCCGATCACCACCGGCTACCGTCCCCAGTTCTACCTCCGCACCGCCGACGTCGTCGGCACCGTCGACCTCGGCCCCACCACCCCCACCGCCCGCCCCGGCGACACCCTCACCATGACCGTCGAACTCGGCCGCGACCTCCCCCTGGAGCCCGGCCTCGGCTTCGCGATCCGCGAGGGCGGCCGCACGGTGGGCGCGGGCACGGTGACCGAGGTGCTCTGA
- a CDS encoding TVP38/TMEM64 family protein: MLLSPKARLAYLALILLSAGLSVLLFEPQRLLSAGWPPQLSGAGAVLVFGLAYGVCTAALVPRPILNLAAGALFGTQAGFAAALGGTVLGAGLSFALGRALGQEALRPYVRGRWLKAADGQLSRHGFRSMLAIRLFPGMPFVVANYAAAVSRMRCLPFLLATALGSVPNTVAYVIAGSEATSPTSPAFLISTGFIVLSAAVAAVVGWRKRHHLRAAASGGGAADPAAPAPQEEREPVSA; encoded by the coding sequence ATGCTGCTCTCGCCCAAGGCCCGGCTGGCGTATCTCGCCCTGATCCTGCTCTCCGCGGGTCTGTCGGTGCTGCTGTTCGAACCGCAGCGGCTGCTGTCCGCGGGCTGGCCGCCGCAGCTGAGCGGCGCGGGCGCGGTGCTGGTCTTCGGGCTCGCGTACGGGGTGTGCACGGCGGCCCTGGTGCCGCGGCCGATCCTGAATCTGGCGGCCGGGGCGCTGTTCGGCACCCAGGCGGGCTTCGCGGCGGCGCTCGGCGGGACGGTCCTGGGCGCGGGGCTGTCGTTCGCGCTGGGCCGGGCGCTCGGTCAGGAGGCGCTGCGCCCCTATGTACGGGGCCGGTGGCTGAAGGCGGCGGACGGCCAGCTGAGCCGGCACGGGTTCCGGTCGATGCTGGCGATCCGCCTCTTTCCCGGGATGCCGTTCGTGGTGGCGAACTACGCGGCCGCCGTCTCCCGGATGCGGTGCCTGCCGTTCCTGCTCGCGACCGCGCTCGGCTCCGTACCGAACACGGTGGCGTACGTGATCGCGGGCAGCGAGGCGACCTCGCCGACCTCCCCCGCCTTCCTGATCTCGACGGGCTTCATCGTGCTTTCGGCGGCGGTCGCCGCGGTGGTGGGCTGGCGCAAGCGGCACCACCTCCGGGCGGCGGCCTCGGGCGGGGGCGCGGCCGACCCGGCCGCCCCGGCTCCGCAGGAGGAGCGGGAGCCGGTGTCGGCCTGA
- a CDS encoding undecaprenyl-diphosphate phosphatase, which yields MSWFESFILGLVQGLTEFLPISSSAHLRLTAAFAGWEDPGAAFTAITQIGTETAVIIYFRKDIGRIISGWFRSLFDKAMRSDHDAQMGWLVIVGSIPIGVFGITLKDQIEGPFRDLRLTAATLIVMGIVLGVADRLAARDELGGRHRAARERKTLAELGIKDGLIYGVCQAMALIPGVSRSGATISGGLLMGYTREAAARYSFLLAIPAVVASGGLELKDAAEGGHVSWGPTVFATIIAFVVGYAVIAWFMKFITTKSFMPFVIYRILLGIVLLVLVATGVLSPHAGESAG from the coding sequence ATGAGTTGGTTCGAATCGTTCATCCTCGGGCTCGTCCAGGGGCTCACGGAGTTCCTTCCCATCTCCTCCAGCGCGCACCTGCGGCTCACCGCCGCCTTCGCCGGCTGGGAGGACCCGGGCGCCGCGTTCACGGCCATCACCCAGATCGGCACCGAGACCGCGGTCATCATCTACTTCCGCAAGGACATCGGGCGGATCATCTCGGGCTGGTTCCGCTCGCTCTTCGACAAGGCGATGCGCTCCGACCACGACGCCCAGATGGGCTGGCTGGTCATCGTCGGCTCGATCCCGATCGGCGTCTTCGGCATCACGCTCAAGGACCAGATCGAGGGCCCGTTCCGTGATCTGCGGCTCACCGCCGCCACGCTGATCGTCATGGGCATCGTGCTCGGCGTCGCCGACCGGCTCGCGGCCCGCGACGAGCTGGGCGGCCGGCACCGGGCCGCGCGCGAGCGCAAGACGCTGGCGGAGCTCGGCATCAAGGACGGCCTGATCTACGGCGTCTGCCAGGCGATGGCCCTGATCCCGGGCGTCTCCCGCTCCGGCGCCACCATCTCCGGCGGTCTGCTCATGGGCTACACCCGTGAGGCCGCCGCCCGCTACTCCTTCCTGCTCGCCATCCCCGCGGTGGTCGCCTCCGGCGGCCTGGAGCTCAAGGACGCGGCCGAGGGCGGCCATGTCTCCTGGGGCCCGACGGTCTTCGCCACGATCATCGCGTTCGTGGTGGGCTACGCGGTGATCGCGTGGTTCATGAAGTTCATCACCACGAAGTCCTTCATGCCGTTCGTGATCTACCGGATTCTGCTCGGCATCGTGCTCCTCGTGCTGGTCGCCACCGGTGTGCTCAGCCCGCACGCCGGTGAGTCCGCGGGCTGA
- a CDS encoding nuclear transport factor 2 family protein, with product MTQRVDLAGVMDRLALDDLVTGYAVAVDDSDWTAYRALFAPGGRADYRGSGGIEGPAAEVADWLAGTMRLFPVRQHLIVNRRFRVADGGGFPGDTASVRADYVNPMRFESGEDFVCGGRYAFTALRTDAGWRLRGVVVEERWRRM from the coding sequence ATGACGCAGCGTGTGGATCTCGCCGGCGTGATGGACCGGCTCGCCCTCGACGACCTGGTCACCGGCTACGCCGTGGCCGTGGACGACTCCGACTGGACCGCGTACCGGGCCCTGTTCGCCCCGGGCGGCCGCGCCGACTACCGGGGCTCGGGAGGGATCGAGGGGCCGGCGGCGGAGGTCGCCGACTGGCTGGCCGGGACGATGCGGCTCTTTCCCGTACGACAGCACCTCATCGTCAACCGCCGGTTCCGGGTGGCGGACGGAGGGGGCTTTCCGGGTGACACGGCCAGCGTGCGCGCCGACTACGTGAACCCGATGCGCTTCGAGTCGGGCGAGGATTTCGTGTGCGGCGGGCGGTACGCCTTCACCGCGCTCCGTACGGACGCCGGCTGGCGGCTGCGCGGCGTGGTGGTCGAGGAGAGGTGGCGCCGCATGTGA
- a CDS encoding Gfo/Idh/MocA family protein: MKVGCIGLGDIARKAYLPVLTALPGVELHLQTRSRATLGELGDTYHLPAARRHADLDSLLAAGLDAAFVHAATSAHAEIVTRLLEAGVPTYVDKPLAYEYADSEALVALAEKRGVGLAVGFNRRLAPGYAQCADHPRELILMQKNRIGLPEDPRTFVLDDFIHVVDTLRFLAPGEIEHTDVRARVRDGLLHHVVLQLSGDGFTAIGMMNRLNGSTEEILEVSGQDTKRQVINLAEVVDHKGQPSVRRRGDWVPVARQRGIEQSVTGFLDAVRAGRTLSARDALRTHELCEYVVRQVLAQAS, from the coding sequence GTGAAGGTTGGCTGCATCGGACTGGGCGACATCGCGCGCAAGGCCTACCTGCCCGTCCTGACCGCCCTTCCCGGCGTCGAACTCCACCTGCAGACCCGCAGCCGCGCCACCCTCGGCGAACTCGGCGACACCTACCACCTGCCCGCCGCCCGCCGCCACGCCGACCTCGACTCACTGCTCGCCGCCGGACTCGACGCCGCCTTCGTGCACGCCGCCACCTCCGCCCACGCCGAGATCGTCACCCGGCTCCTGGAGGCCGGCGTGCCCACCTACGTCGACAAGCCGCTCGCCTACGAGTACGCCGACTCCGAGGCCCTGGTCGCTCTCGCCGAGAAGCGCGGGGTCGGCCTCGCCGTCGGCTTCAACCGCCGCCTCGCCCCCGGCTACGCCCAGTGCGCGGACCACCCGCGCGAACTGATCCTCATGCAGAAGAACCGCATCGGACTCCCCGAGGACCCGCGCACCTTCGTCCTCGACGACTTCATCCACGTCGTCGACACCCTGCGCTTCCTCGCCCCCGGCGAGATCGAGCACACCGATGTGCGCGCCCGGGTCCGCGACGGACTGCTGCACCACGTGGTGCTCCAGCTCTCCGGCGACGGCTTCACCGCCATCGGCATGATGAACCGCCTCAACGGCTCCACCGAGGAGATCCTGGAGGTCTCCGGACAGGACACCAAGCGCCAGGTCATCAACCTCGCCGAGGTCGTCGACCACAAGGGCCAGCCCAGCGTGCGCCGGCGCGGCGACTGGGTGCCGGTGGCCCGCCAGCGCGGCATCGAACAGTCCGTGACCGGCTTCCTCGACGCCGTGCGAGCGGGCCGGACGCTCAGCGCCCGGGACGCCCTGCGGACCCACGAGCTGTGCGAGTACGTGGTGCGCCAGGTGCTCGCCCAGGCCTCCTGA
- the lnt gene encoding apolipoprotein N-acyltransferase — MRIPFAHRPEAAGTAPGAGTETGPGTGLGPGSDAGPDAGTGPGTKSGPGSDAGPGTDAGPGTDTGPDAGTGPGTDTGPDTGTGPGTDTGTAPAAPPDAGAPPGGRLHGLWRSGLAFLLGALPALAFPEPGLWWWAYLALVPWLLLIRTAPDQRRAGLDGWCGGIGFMVAVHHWLLPSLHVFLLVIAALLGLLWLPWGRLVRAMLGGTPSPRRAAAALLVVPSGWLLVELVRSWQGLGGPWGLLGASQWQVPAGLRLASVGGVWLVTLLVVAVNTAVALFLAVPPLRRTAVAGLLCCALLVGLAWWAGAPSRGAGTVRIAVVQPGLIPPPGLRFDRSEELTRTLAGQRLDLVVWGESSVGTDLSTRPDLTARLTTLSRAVDAPILVNVDARRSDRPGIFKSAILIGRDGPTGERYDKMRLVPFGEYIPARPVLGWATSVGKAAGEDRHRGTAPVVMTLPAAAGPGPAGLRIGPLICFETAFPDMSRRLARDGADVLVAQSSTSTFQHSWAPAQHASLGALRAAETGRPVVHATLTGISAAYGPDGRRIGPELGTGSSTTAVYALPLGGGPTLYERTGDWAVYGAFAVIVLACLGGRPWRRAPVLRRPGRAPGAPRTRTARGSAGRPGR; from the coding sequence ATGCGGATCCCGTTCGCGCACCGGCCGGAGGCGGCCGGGACGGCGCCCGGAGCGGGCACGGAGACCGGGCCGGGTACGGGGCTCGGCCCGGGTTCGGACGCCGGGCCGGACGCGGGGACCGGCCCGGGCACGAAATCCGGGCCGGGTTCGGACGCCGGCCCGGGTACGGACGCCGGCCCGGGTACGGACACCGGGCCGGACGCGGGGACCGGCCCGGGCACGGACACGGGGCCGGACACAGGAACCGGCCCAGGTACGGACACCGGGACCGCTCCTGCGGCTCCTCCCGACGCCGGGGCCCCGCCGGGCGGCCGGCTCCACGGCCTGTGGCGGTCCGGGCTCGCGTTCCTCCTCGGGGCGCTGCCCGCGCTCGCCTTCCCCGAGCCCGGCCTGTGGTGGTGGGCGTATCTGGCGCTCGTCCCCTGGCTGCTGCTGATCCGCACGGCGCCCGACCAGCGCCGGGCCGGTCTGGACGGCTGGTGCGGCGGGATCGGGTTCATGGTGGCCGTGCACCACTGGCTGCTGCCCAGCCTGCACGTCTTCCTCCTGGTGATCGCCGCGCTGCTCGGCCTCCTTTGGCTGCCCTGGGGGCGCCTTGTACGGGCGATGCTGGGCGGGACTCCGTCGCCGCGCCGGGCGGCGGCCGCGCTCCTGGTCGTGCCCTCCGGCTGGCTGCTCGTCGAGCTGGTCCGCTCCTGGCAGGGGCTCGGCGGGCCCTGGGGGCTGCTCGGGGCGAGCCAGTGGCAGGTGCCGGCCGGGCTGCGGCTCGCCTCGGTCGGCGGGGTGTGGCTGGTGACGCTGCTCGTGGTGGCCGTGAACACGGCCGTCGCCCTGTTCCTCGCCGTACCGCCGCTGCGCCGTACCGCCGTGGCCGGGCTGCTGTGCTGCGCCCTCCTTGTGGGCCTGGCGTGGTGGGCCGGCGCGCCCTCGCGCGGCGCGGGCACGGTGCGGATCGCGGTGGTGCAGCCCGGGCTGATCCCGCCGCCGGGCCTGCGCTTCGACCGGAGCGAGGAGCTGACCAGGACGCTGGCCGGGCAGCGCCTCGACCTGGTGGTGTGGGGCGAGAGCAGCGTCGGCACCGACCTGTCGACCCGGCCGGACCTCACGGCGCGGCTGACCACGCTCTCCCGGGCCGTGGACGCGCCGATCCTGGTGAACGTGGACGCGCGCCGCTCGGACCGGCCGGGGATCTTCAAGAGCGCGATCCTGATCGGCCGGGACGGGCCGACGGGCGAGCGGTACGACAAGATGCGGCTCGTGCCGTTCGGCGAGTACATCCCGGCCCGGCCGGTGCTCGGCTGGGCGACCTCGGTGGGCAAGGCGGCCGGCGAGGACCGGCATCGCGGCACGGCGCCGGTGGTGATGACGCTGCCGGCGGCGGCCGGTCCCGGGCCCGCGGGGCTGCGGATCGGGCCGCTGATCTGCTTCGAGACCGCCTTCCCCGACATGAGCCGGCGGCTCGCCCGGGACGGCGCGGACGTGCTTGTCGCCCAGTCGTCGACCTCGACCTTCCAGCACTCCTGGGCTCCGGCGCAGCACGCCTCGCTGGGCGCGCTGCGGGCGGCGGAGACGGGCCGCCCCGTGGTGCACGCGACGCTGACCGGGATCAGCGCCGCGTACGGTCCGGACGGGCGGCGGATCGGGCCCGAGCTCGGCACCGGCAGCAGTACGACGGCCGTCTACGCGCTGCCGCTCGGCGGGGGGCCGACGTTGTACGAGCGGACGGGCGACTGGGCGGTGTACGGGGCGTTCGCCGTGATCGTCCTGGCCTGCCTCGGCGGGCGGCCGTGGCGGCGGGCGCCGGTGCTCAGGAGGCCTGGGCGAGCACCTGGCGCACCACGTACTCGCACAGCTCGTGGGTCCGCAGGGCGTCCCGGGCGCTGA
- a CDS encoding patatin-like phospholipase family protein: protein MTDTARRTALVLGAGGMTGAAWEIGVLWGLAEAGVGLGGADLVVGSSAGAVVGAQVVGAGMALGELYEGQFGEAGGELPARLRAGQVLRYALAVLGSRTPEEYGRKLGRLASAADTVAPEARRAVVAGRLGGEVEWPEERRLLITAVDADGGALTAFDRDAGVPLVDAVTASCAIPGAWPVVELAGRRWIDGGLHSTANAHLAAGYERVVIVAPSAAGNRALHSPARQAAALAAAGARVEVITPDAESKRAFGRDRFDLTRRGPAARAGRAQAAVHANAVSALWAL, encoded by the coding sequence ATGACCGACACAGCGAGGCGGACGGCACTGGTTCTGGGCGCGGGTGGGATGACCGGGGCCGCTTGGGAGATCGGGGTGTTGTGGGGGCTGGCCGAGGCGGGGGTGGGGCTGGGCGGGGCGGATCTGGTGGTCGGGAGTTCGGCCGGGGCGGTGGTCGGGGCGCAGGTGGTGGGCGCGGGGATGGCGCTCGGGGAGCTGTACGAGGGGCAGTTCGGGGAGGCGGGCGGTGAGCTGCCCGCGCGGCTGCGGGCCGGGCAGGTCCTGCGCTACGCGCTCGCCGTGCTCGGGTCCCGTACGCCCGAGGAGTACGGGCGCAAGCTCGGCCGGCTCGCGAGCGCGGCCGACACCGTGGCGCCCGAGGCGCGGCGGGCGGTCGTGGCCGGCCGGCTCGGGGGCGAGGTGGAGTGGCCGGAGGAGCGGCGGCTGCTGATCACCGCCGTGGACGCCGACGGTGGCGCCCTCACCGCGTTCGACCGGGACGCGGGCGTCCCCCTCGTCGACGCCGTCACCGCGAGCTGCGCCATCCCCGGCGCCTGGCCGGTGGTCGAACTCGCCGGGCGCCGCTGGATCGACGGCGGTCTGCACTCCACCGCCAACGCGCACCTCGCCGCCGGCTACGAGCGCGTCGTGATCGTCGCGCCCAGCGCCGCCGGCAACAGGGCGCTGCACTCCCCGGCCCGCCAGGCCGCCGCGCTCGCCGCCGCCGGCGCCCGGGTCGAGGTCATCACGCCCGACGCCGAGTCCAAGCGGGCCTTCGGCCGCGACCGGTTCGACCTGACCCGCCGCGGCCCGGCCGCGCGGGCGGGCCGGGCGCAGGCGGCGGTCCATGCGAACGCGGTCAGCGCGTTGTGGGCGCTGTGA
- a CDS encoding acetyl-CoA C-acyltransferase, with the protein MRDAVIVEAVRTPIGKGKPGGSLADVHPVALLSHTLRALIDRAGIDPARVDDVIGGTVDQVGEQAMNTTRYAWLGAGLPETVPATTVDRQCGSSQQAVHFAAQGVMSGAYDIVVACGVESMSRVPMWSNVPPGADPFGPGVAARYPDGLVPQGISAELIAAKWSLSRAAMDEFAAASHTKAARSWADGLFDDQVVPYGDVRRDESVRPATTPEILAGLRPSFEDPGFAERFPQIDWSVTAGNSSPVNDGASAVLVMAADTARALGLRPLARLHSFAVTGSDPLLMLTGVIPATEKVLRRAGLDLADIDLFEINEAFASVVLAWQQETGADPAKVNVHGGAIALGHPLGASGTRLTTTLVHALRARGGRYGLQAMCEAGGLANAMIVEAL; encoded by the coding sequence ATGCGCGACGCCGTCATCGTCGAAGCAGTCCGAACGCCCATCGGGAAGGGCAAGCCCGGCGGATCCCTCGCCGACGTCCACCCCGTCGCCCTCCTCTCCCACACCCTGCGCGCCCTGATCGACCGGGCCGGGATCGACCCCGCCCGTGTCGACGACGTCATCGGCGGCACCGTCGACCAGGTCGGCGAGCAGGCCATGAACACCACCCGGTACGCCTGGCTGGGCGCCGGCCTTCCCGAGACCGTGCCCGCCACCACCGTCGACCGGCAGTGCGGCTCCTCCCAGCAGGCCGTGCACTTCGCCGCCCAGGGAGTCATGTCCGGCGCGTACGACATCGTCGTGGCCTGCGGAGTCGAGTCGATGAGCCGCGTCCCGATGTGGTCCAACGTGCCGCCCGGCGCCGACCCGTTCGGCCCCGGAGTCGCCGCCCGCTACCCCGACGGCCTGGTCCCGCAGGGCATCAGCGCCGAGCTCATCGCCGCCAAGTGGTCGCTGAGCCGCGCCGCCATGGACGAGTTCGCCGCCGCCTCGCACACCAAGGCCGCGCGCAGCTGGGCCGACGGACTCTTCGACGACCAGGTCGTGCCGTACGGGGACGTGCGCCGCGACGAGTCCGTGCGGCCCGCCACCACCCCCGAGATCCTCGCCGGACTCCGGCCCTCCTTCGAGGACCCCGGCTTCGCCGAGCGCTTCCCGCAGATCGACTGGTCCGTCACCGCCGGCAACAGCAGCCCGGTCAACGACGGCGCCTCCGCCGTCCTCGTCATGGCCGCCGACACCGCCCGCGCCCTCGGCCTGCGCCCGCTCGCCCGGCTGCACTCCTTCGCCGTCACCGGCTCCGACCCGCTGCTCATGCTCACCGGCGTCATCCCCGCCACCGAGAAGGTGCTGCGCCGCGCCGGCCTCGACCTCGCGGACATCGACCTCTTCGAGATCAACGAGGCCTTCGCGAGCGTCGTCCTCGCCTGGCAGCAGGAGACCGGCGCCGACCCGGCCAAGGTCAACGTGCACGGCGGCGCCATCGCCCTCGGCCACCCGCTCGGCGCCAGCGGCACCCGGCTCACCACCACCCTGGTGCACGCCCTGCGGGCGCGCGGCGGCCGTTACGGCCTGCAGGCGATGTGCGAGGCGGGCGGCCTGGCGAACGCGATGATCGTCGAGGCGCTGTAG